The Syngnathus scovelli strain Florida chromosome 18, RoL_Ssco_1.2, whole genome shotgun sequence genome contains a region encoding:
- the arfgef1 gene encoding brefeldin A-inhibited guanine nucleotide-exchange protein 1 isoform X1 has translation MFEGKKTKNMFLTRALEKILADKEVKKAHHSQLRKACEVALQEIKEESGKLSPPSGDGKSGSATLPPVKSKTNFIEADKYFLPFELACQSKCPRIVITSLDCLQKLIAYGHLTGSAPDSTAPGKKLIDRIIETICACFQGPQTDEGVQLQIIKALLTAVTSQHIEIHEGTVLQAVRTCYNIYLASKNLINQTTAKATLTQMLNVIFARMENQALTNHKLSWSLASRKRDRQLQEAKQLERERLRQHAEPDSPQIHTPPKAPTREANGPITTPSITTPSTPTSPSTPAPQADDEGGGGSSSRSSPGECRPVYESPDPENGSDFCMAENEQTEADQAATAQNAAGEEDEEEENLVVPNYEEKAQEIVQSILQDVVNTVAGGNCLDPTHLCTDAKEPPGEGEHTEVDAGPPEAVPQAAQNSLEDESTLASDGEHVHANGIPGTPISASFAPSLPDDRLSLSSTDTQESGATPGQPPGAKFSHILQKDAFLVFRSLCKLSMKPLSDGPPDPKSHELRSKVLSLQLLLSILQNAGPIFKTNEMFINAIKQYLCVALSKNGVSSVPEVFELSLSIFLTLLSHFKTHLKMQIEVFFKEIFLYILETSTSSYDHKWMVIQTLTRICADAQSVVDIYVNYDCDLNAANIFERLVNDLSKIAQGRGGHELGTTPPQELTLRKKGLECLVSILKCMVEWSKDQYVNPNSQTSLGQEKPSEQESSETRAPETINRYGSINSLDSTASSGIGSYSTQMSGTDNPEQFEVLKQQKEIIEQGIDLFNKKPKRGIQYLQEQGMLGTTPEDLAQFLHQEERLDSTQVGEFLGDNERFNKEVMYAYVDQMDFQGKDFVSALRMFLEGFRLPGEAQKIDRLMEKFAARYLECNQGQTLFASADTAYVLAYSIIMLTTDLHSPQVKNKMTKEQYIKMNRGINDSKDLPEEYLSAIYDEIAGKKIAMKETKELTIKSSKQSVASEKQRRLLYNVEMEQMAKTAKALMEAVSHVQAPFTSATHLEHVRPMFKLAWTPFLAAFSVGLQDCDDTDVASLCLEGIRCAIRIACIFSIQLERDAYVQALARFTLLTASSGISEMKQKNIDTIKTLITVAHTDGNYLGNSWHEIMKCISQLELAQLIGTGVKARYISGTVRGKEGIMTSTREQSNDEYLGLVGGTVDRKQIASIQESIGETSSQSVVVAVDRIFTGSTRLDGNAIVDFVRWLCAVSMDELASPTHPRMFSLQKIVEISYYNMGRIRLQWSRIWEVIGDHFNKVGCNSNEDVAIFAVDSLRQLSMKFLEKGELANFRFQKDFLRPFEHIMKKNRSPTIRDMVVRCIAQMVNSQAANIRSGWKNIFSVFHLAASDQDESIVELAFQTTGHIVTNVFEKHFAATIDSFQDAVKCLSEFACNAAFPDTSMEAIRLIRHCAKYVSGRPQAFKDYTSDDMNVAPEDRVWVRGWFPILFELSCIINRCKLDVRTRGLTVMFEVMKTYGHTFEKHWWQDLFRIVFRIFDNMKLPEQQTEKAEWMTTTCNHALYAICDVFTQYFESLSDVLLDDILAQLYWCVQQDNEQLARSGTNCLENVVILNGEKFSAETWDKTCNCMLDIFKTTIPHALLTWRPAEGEQFDKQLDSISLKSLDDQRSVGSVESRHQSQQSGVTSAPGEDVARGRNSIRVQEQRLFAALLIKCVVQLELIQTIDNIVFFPATSKKEDAENFAAAQRDAACVSDVAAEAPDQGMFRYLTSQQLFKLLDCLMESHRFAKSFNSNNEQRTLLWKAGFKGKSKPNLLKQETGSLACGLRILFRMYTDETRRDAWEEVQRRLLDVCGEAVAYFLALTSESHREAWTNLLLLFLTKVLKINDQRFKAHASRYYPLLCEIMQLDLIPELRAVLRKFYLRIGSVFGIAPEPQPRPALLENCADPKAAEEAQ, from the exons ATGTTTGAGGGCAAAAAGACGAAAAACATGTTCCTCACCAGAGCTTTGGAGAAGATTTTAGCTGACAAGGAGGTGAAGAAAGCCCACCACTCCCAGCTACGCAAAGCCTGCGAAGTGGCACTCC aggAAATCAAAGAGGAGTCAGGAAAATTAAG CCCGCCCAGCGGAGATGGAAAATCGGGTTCGGCCACTTTGCCGCCAGTCAAATCCAAGACCAACTTCATCGAAGCCGACAAGTACTTCTTGCCGTTCGAGCTGGCATGTCAGTCCAAATGTCCCCGCATCGTCATCACCTCGCTCGACTGTTTACAG AAGCTGATTGCGTACGGCCACCTGACCGGAAGTGCGCCGGACAGCACAGCCCCGGGCAAGAAGCTCATCGACCGCATCATCGAGACTATCTGCGCCTGCTTTCAGGGCCCGCAGACGGACGAGGGAGTGCAGCTGCAAATCATCAAG GCGTTGCTGACGGCGGTGACGTCGCAGCACATCGAGATCCACGAGGGCACCGTGCTGCAGGCCGTGCGCACCTGCTACAATATCTACCTGGCCAGCAAGAACCTCATCAACCAGACCACCGCCAAGGCCACACTGACGCAAATGCTCAACGTTATCTTCGCCCGCATGGAGAACCAAGCA CTTACAAATCACAAGCTATCTTGGTCTCTGGCCTCCAGAAAGCGTGACCGCCAG TTGCAGGAGGCAAAACAGCTGGAACGAGAGCGGCTCCGGCAGCATGCCGAACCAGACTCGCCTCAAATCCACACGCCGCCCAAGGCTCCCACCAGGGAGGCCAACGGTCCCATCACCACCCCGAGCATTACCACCCCATCCACCCCGACGTCGCCTTCCACGCCGGCGCCACAGGCCGACGATGAGGGCGGAGGCGGGAGCAGCAGCCGCTCTTCGCCCGGAGAGTGCCGGCCCGTCTACGAGAGCCCCGATCCGGAAAACGGCTCCGACTTCTGCATGGCGGAGAACGAACAGACGGAGGCCGACCAAGCCGCGACGGCACAGA atgcTGCGggcgaggaggatgaggaggaggagaatcTAGTAGTGCCCAATTATGAGGAGAAAGCCCAGGAGATCGTGCAGAGCATCCTGCAGGACGTGGTCAACACTGTGGCAGGAG GTAACTGCCTGGACCCAACCCACCTCTGCACGGACGCCAAGGAGCCGCCAGGcgagggcgagcacacagaggtGGATGCGGGGCCACCCGAGGCAGTCCCACAGGCTGCCCAGAACTCGCTGGAGGACGAGAGCACGCTGGCGAGTGATGGCGAGCACGTTCACGCCAACGGCATCCCCGGCACGCCCATCTCGGCTAGCTTTGCGCCGTCGCTGCCTGATGACAGGCTGTCCCTCTCGTCCACTGACACTCAG GAATCGGGAGCGACGCCGGGACAGCCGCCGGGTGCCAAGTTCTCTCACATCCTCCAGAAAGATGCCTTCCTGGTTTTTCGCTCACTCTGCAAGCTGTCCATGAAACCTCTGTCGGACGGCCCGCCCGACCCAAA GTCTCACGAGCTGCGCTCCAAGGTGCTGtcgctgcagctgctgctgtccaTCCTGCAGAACGCCGGGCCCATCTTCAAGACCAACGAGATGTTCATCAATGCCATCAAGCAGTACCTGTGTGTGGCGCTCTCTAAGAACGGCGTGTCGTCCGTGCCCGAGGTCTTCGAGCTGTCACTGTCCATCTTCCTCACGCTGCTCTCGCACTTTAAGACGCACCTCAAGATGCAAATCGAG GTTTTCTTCAAGGAGATTTTCCTCTACATCCTGGAGACTTCCACGAGCTCTTACGATCACAAGTGGATGGTCATCCAGACCCTCACCAGAATATGTGCAG ACGCTCAGAGCGTGGTGGACATCTACGTCAACTACGACTGCGACTTGAACGCCGCCAACATCTTCGAGAGGCTCGTCAACGACCTTTCAAAAATAGCGCAGGGACGCGGCGGCCATGAGCTGGGCACCACGCCCCCGCAG GAGCTGACCTTGCGAAAAAAAGGCCTCGAATGCCTGGTGTCCATTTTGAAATGTATGGTGGAGTGGAGCAAGGACCAGTACGTCAACCCCAACTCCCAAACGAGCCTTG GCCAAGAGAAGCCGTCGGAGCAGGAGAGCAGCGAGACTCGGGCCCCCGAGACCATCAACCGCTACGGCAGCATCAACTCGCTGGACTCCACCGCCTCGTCGGGCATCGGCAGCTACAGCACACAGATGTCCGGCACGGATAACCCCGAGCAGTTTGAGGTCCTCAAGCAGCAGAAGGAGATCATCGAGCAGGGCATTGACCT GTTCAACAAGAAACCAAAGAGGGGCATCCAGTACCTTCAAGAGCAAGGCATGCTGGGTACAACCCCAGAGGACCTGGCTCAGTTCCTGCACCAAGAGGAGCGCCTTGATTCA ACTCAAGTTGGCGAGTTTCTCGGCGATAACGAGCGCTTCAACAAGGAGGTGATGTATGCCTATGTCGATCAAATGGACTTCCAAGGCAAAGACTTTGTGTCGGCACTGAGGATGTTCCTGGAGGGCTTCCGGCTGCCCGGCGAGGCTCAAAAGATCGACCGGCTCATGGAGAAGTTCGCCGCCAGATACCTCGAATGCAATCAGGG GCAAACCCTCTTTGCCAGCGCAGACACCGCCTACGTACTCGCCTACTCCATCATTATGCTGACGACGGATCTTCATAGTCCACAA GTGAAGAACAAAATGACCAAGGAGCAGTACATCAAGATGAACCGCGGCATCAACGACAGCAAGGATCTGCCCGAGGAGTACCTGTCAGCCATCTATGACGAGATCGCTGGCAAGAAGATAGCCATGAAGGAGACCAAGGAGCTTACCATCAAATCCAGCAAGCAGA GCGTGGCCAGTGAGAAGCAGCGGCGTCTGCTGTACAACGTGGAGATGGAGCAGATGGCCAAGACGGCAAAAGCTCTGATGGAGGCCGTCAGCCATGTGCAGGCGCCCTTCACTAGCGCCACCCACCTGGAGCACGTGCGGCCCATGTTCAAG CTGGCGTGGACGCCCTTTCTGGCCGCCTTCAGCGTGGGCCTCCAGGACTGTGACGACACCGACGTGGCCTCGCTGTGTCTGGAAGGGATCCGCTGTGCCATCAGAATAGCATGCATCTTCTCAATACAG TTGGAGAGGGATGCCTACGTACAAGCACTGGCCAGGTTTACGCTGCTTACCGCCAGCTCGGGCATTTCAGAAATGAAGCAGAAGAACATCGATACCATCAAGACGCTCATCACGGTGGCACATACTGACGGAAACTACCTGGGCAACTCCTGGCACGAG atcatgAAGTGCATCAGTCAGCTGGAGCTGGCGCAGCTCATTGGCACAGGCGTGAAGGCGCGCTACATTTCGGGGACCGTGCGCGGCAAAGAGGGCATCATGACCAGCACCAGGGAGCAGAGCAACGACGAGTACCTGGGCCTGG TTGGCGGCACGGTGGATCGCAAGCAGATCGCCAGCATCCAGGAATCCATCGGCGAGACCAGCTCTCAGTCTGTGGTGGTGGCTGTGGACAG gatATTCACAGGATCGACCAGACTTGATGGCAATGCAATAG TGGATTTTGTGCGCTGGCTGTGCGCCGTGTCCATGGATGAGCTGGCCTCGCCCACGCACCCGCGCATGTTCAGCCTGCAGAAGATCGTGGAGATCTCCTACTACAACATGGGGCGTATCCGACTACAGTGGTCCAGGATCTGGGAGGTCATCGGGGACCACTTCAACAAG GTGGGCTGCAACTCCAATGAAGATGTGGCCATTTTTGCCGTGGACTCACTCCGGCAGCTGTCCATGAAGTTCTTGGAGAAGGGCGAGCTGGCCAACTTCCGCTTCCAGAAGGATTTTCTGAGGCCCTTCGAGCACATCATGAAGAAGAACAG ATCTCCTACCATCAGGGACATGGTGGTGCGCTGCATCGCCCAGATGGTCAACTCCCAGGCGGCCAACATCCGCTCGGGCTGGAAGAACATCTTCTCCGTCTTCCACCTGGCGGCGTCCGACCAGGACGAGAGCATCGTGGAGCTGGCCTTTCAGACCACGGGACACATCGTCA CGAATGTATTCGAGAAGCACTTTGCGGCCACCATCGATTCCTTCCAGGATGCCGTCAAGTGCCTGTCGGAGTTTGCGTGCAACGCCGCCTTTCCCGACACCAGCATGGAAGCCATCCGCCTCATCCGACACTGCGCCAAATACGTCTCGGGGAGGCCACAG GCCTTCAAAGACTACACCAGCGATGACATGAATGTAGCGCCGGAGGACCGCGTATGGGTGCGAGGCTGGTTTCCCATCCTCTTCGAGCTGTCCTGCATCATCAACAGGTGCAAGCTGGATGTACGGACCAG GGGGTTGACGGTAATGTTTGAAGTGATGAAGACGTACGGGCACACTTTCGAGAAGCACTGGTGGCAAGACCTGTTCCGAATCGTCTTCAGAATCTTCGACAACATGAAGCTGCCCGAGCAGCAGACTGAA AAAGCAGAGTGGATGACCACCACCTGCAACCACGCACTTTACGCCATCTGTGACGTATTCACGCAGTACTTTGAGTCCCTCAGCGACGTGTTGCTGGATGACATTTTAGCTCAGCTCTACTGGTGTGTGCAGCAAG ACAACGAGCAGCTAGCCCGCTCGGGCACTAACTGCCTGGAGAACGTGGTCATCCTGAACGGCGAGAAATTCTCCGCCGAGACATGGGACAAGACGTGCAACTGCATGCTGGACATCTTCAAAACCACCATCCCGCATGC ACTACTAacgtggagaccagcagaaggCGAGCAGTTCGACAAGCAGCTG GATTCCATTTCTCTGAAGTCCTTGGATGACCAGCGCTCTGTCGGCAGCGTGGAGAGCCGTCACCAGAGCCAGCAGAGCGGCGTCACCTCCGCCCCTGGCGAGGACGTCGCCAGGGGCAGAAACTCCATCA GGGTGCAGGAGCAGCGCTTGTTCGCCGCCTTGCTCATCAAGTGCGTGGTGCAGCTGGAGCTCATCCAGACTATCGACAACATCGTCTTCTTCCCCGCCACCAGCAAGAAAGAAGATGCTGAAAATTTTGCCGCAGCGCAG CGCGATGCGGCCTGCGTGTCAGACGTGGCGGCAGAGGCACCAGACCAGGGAATGTTCCGCTACCTGACGTCACAACAGCTCTTCAAGCTGCTGGACTGCCTGATGGAGTCGCACCGCTTCGCCAAATCCTTCAACTCCAACAATGAGCAGAGGACACTGCTGTGGAAAGCGG GGTTTAAAGGCAAGTCCAAGCCCAACCTGTTAAAGCAGGAGACGGGCAGCCTGGCGTGCGGCCTGCGCATCCTCTTCCGCATGTACACGGACGAAACGCGGCGGGACGCCTGGGAGGAAGTCCAGAGACGACTGTTAGA CGTGTGCGGCGAGGCAGTGGCCTACTTCTTGGCGTTGACCTCGGAGAGCCACAGGGAGGCCTGGACCAacctccttctcctcttcctcaccaAGGTTCTGAAGATTAACGACCAAAGG TTCAAGGCTCATGCGTCACGGTACTACCCGCTGCTATGCGAGATCATGCAGTTGGACCTCATCCCGGAGCTGCGCGCCGTCCTGAGGAAATTTTACCTGCGGATCGGCTCAGTATTCGGCATCGCACCCGAGCCGCAACCCCGGCCGGCGCTACTGGAGAACTGCGCCGACCCGAAGGCGGCAGAGGAAGCTCAATAA